A single window of Lathamus discolor isolate bLatDis1 chromosome 20, bLatDis1.hap1, whole genome shotgun sequence DNA harbors:
- the MAP3K3 gene encoding mitogen-activated protein kinase kinase kinase 3 isoform X2: MDEQEALKSIMKDLVALQMSRRHRLTGYDTMKNKDTAHSNKQKHNASSPPVLGSPAITTQCASAVEEKKIPNDVRIKFEHNGERRIIPFVRPVRYEDVQQKVKTAFGQPLDLHYMNNELSIPLKNQDDLDKAVDLLDRSSNVKSLRILLLSPDRNHTSSSPHSGLPKQVRIKTSQSVGDVSTPYQQPEPRSRHLSVSSQNTGRSSPPPGYVPERQQRIARQGSYTSINSEGEFIPETSEQCMLDPLSSAENSVSGSCQSLDRSADSPSFRKSRMSRAQSFPDNRQEFSDRENQIYDKAGKGGTYPRRYNVSMQHKDYNDGRRTFPRIRRHQGNLFTLVPSSRSLSTNGENLGLALQYLDPRGRLRSADSENALGVQERNIPTKSPSAPINWRRGKLLGQGAFGRVYLCYDVDTGRELAAKQVQFDPESPETSKEVSALECEIQLLKNLQHERIVQYYGCLRDRAEKTLTIFMEYMPGGSVKDQLKAYGALTENVTRKYTRQILEGVSYLHSNMIVHRDIKGANILRDSAGNVKLGDFGASKRLQTICMSGTGIRSVTGTPYWMSPEVISGEGYGRKADVWSLGCTVVEMLTEKPPWAEYEAMAAIFKIATQPTNPQLPSHISEHCRDFLKQIFVEARHRPSAEELLRHQFAQLQY, from the exons ATGAACAAGAGGCCTTGAAATCCATCATGAAGGACCTGGTAGCACTCCAGATGAGCCGACGGCACAGACTGACTGGATATGATACCATGAAGAACAAAGACACTGCTCACTCCAACAAACAG aaacacaatGCCAGCAGTCCACCCGTCCTGGGCAGCCCTGCAATCACCACCCAGTGTGCCTCtgcagtggaagaaaagaaaatcccg aatGATGTAAGGATCAAGTTTGAACACAATGGGGAAAGACG AATTATCCCATTTGTCCGTCCTGTGCGCTACGAAGACGTGCaacagaaagtgaaaacagCCTTTGGGCAGCCACTGGACCTCCACTACATGAACAATGAG CTCTCTATTCCTTTGAAAAACCAAGATGACCTGGATAAAGCAGTGGATCTCTTAGACCGAAGCTCTAATGTGAAAAGCCTTAGAATATTATTGCTGTCTCCGGACAGAAACCAT ACCAGTTCTTCGCCCCATTCTGGACTGCCCAAACAAGTCAGGATTAAAACTTCCCAGTCTGTGGGGGATGTGAGCACACCCTATCAGCAGCCGGAACCCAGAAGTAGGCATCTGTCTGTCA GTTCCCAGAACACAGGCCGAAGTTCACCACCTCCTGGGTACGTTCCAGAGAGGCAACAGCGCATTGCTCGGCAGGGTTCCTACACCAGCATAAACAGTGAAGGAGAATTTATCCCAGAAACCAGTGAACAGTGT ATGCTGGACCCTTTAAGCAGTGCTGAAAACTCAGTATCAGGAAGCTGCCAGTCCTTGGACAGGTCAGCAGACAG TCCTTCTTTTCGGAAGTCACGGATGTCCAGGGCACAAAGCTTTCCTGATAATAGACAGGAGTTCTCAG ACCGTGAGAATCAGATCTATGACAAAGCAGGGAAAGGTGGGACCTACCCCCGGCGCTACAACGTCTCCATGCAGCACAAAGACTACAACGATG GTCGCAGGACATTTCCCCGGATACGGCGTCACCAAGGGAATCTCTTCACCTTGGTGCCTTCAAGTCGTTCCTTAAGCACCAATGGGGAAAACTTAGGCCTGGCATTACAGTACCTGGACCCCCGGGGCCGCCTGCGGAGCGCCGACAGTGAAAATGCCCTTGGTGTGCAGGAGAGGAATATTCCCACCAAAT CTCCGAGTGCTCCAATAAACTGGCGACGAGGGAAACTGCTGGGCCAAGGTGCCTTTGGTCGTGTGTATCTGTGCTATGATGTGGACACGGGCAGAGAGCTTGCAGCTAAGCAGGTCCAGTTTGATCCAGAGAGTCCTGAAACAAGCAAG GAAGTGAGTGCCCTGGAGTGTGAAATTCAGCTGCTGAAGAACCTCCAGCACGAGCGCATTGTTCAGTATTACGGTTGCTTACGGGATCGAGCAGAGAAGACCTTAACCATCTTCATGGAGTACATGCCAGGG GGGTCAGTGAAGGACCAGCTGAAGGCTTATGGTGCTCTCACGGAAAACGTAACCCGAAAATACACTCGCCAGATTCTTGAGGGAGTCTCGTACCTTCACAGCAACATGATTGTGCACAGGGACATAAAAG GAGCCAATATTCTCCGTGACTCTGCTGGGAATGTGAAGCTTGGGGACTTTGGGGCCAGCAAACGGCTGCAGACAATCTGTATGTCTGGAACAGGCATCCGCTCTGTCACGGGCACACCATACTGGATGAGCCCGGAGGTGATCAGCGGAGAAGGCTATGGAAGAAAAGCTGACGTATG gaGCCTGGGTTGTACTGTTGTGGAAATGCTGACAGAGAAACCACCCTGGGCAGAGTACGAAGCCATGGCAGCCATCTTCAAAATCGCCACCCAGCCCACCAACCCCCAGCTCCCTTCCCACATATCAGAACATTGCCGGGACTTTCTAAAGCAGATCTTTGTGGAAGCCAGGCACAGACCCtctgctgaagagctgctcAGACATCAGTTTGCACAGCTCCAGTACTGA
- the MAP3K3 gene encoding mitogen-activated protein kinase kinase kinase 3 isoform X1 translates to MDEQEALKSIMKDLVALQMSRRHRLTGYDTMKNKDTAHSNKQKKHNASSPPVLGSPAITTQCASAVEEKKIPNDVRIKFEHNGERRIIPFVRPVRYEDVQQKVKTAFGQPLDLHYMNNELSIPLKNQDDLDKAVDLLDRSSNVKSLRILLLSPDRNHTSSSPHSGLPKQVRIKTSQSVGDVSTPYQQPEPRSRHLSVSSQNTGRSSPPPGYVPERQQRIARQGSYTSINSEGEFIPETSEQCMLDPLSSAENSVSGSCQSLDRSADSPSFRKSRMSRAQSFPDNRQEFSDRENQIYDKAGKGGTYPRRYNVSMQHKDYNDGRRTFPRIRRHQGNLFTLVPSSRSLSTNGENLGLALQYLDPRGRLRSADSENALGVQERNIPTKSPSAPINWRRGKLLGQGAFGRVYLCYDVDTGRELAAKQVQFDPESPETSKEVSALECEIQLLKNLQHERIVQYYGCLRDRAEKTLTIFMEYMPGGSVKDQLKAYGALTENVTRKYTRQILEGVSYLHSNMIVHRDIKGANILRDSAGNVKLGDFGASKRLQTICMSGTGIRSVTGTPYWMSPEVISGEGYGRKADVWSLGCTVVEMLTEKPPWAEYEAMAAIFKIATQPTNPQLPSHISEHCRDFLKQIFVEARHRPSAEELLRHQFAQLQY, encoded by the exons ATGAACAAGAGGCCTTGAAATCCATCATGAAGGACCTGGTAGCACTCCAGATGAGCCGACGGCACAGACTGACTGGATATGATACCATGAAGAACAAAGACACTGCTCACTCCAACAAACAG aagaaacacaatGCCAGCAGTCCACCCGTCCTGGGCAGCCCTGCAATCACCACCCAGTGTGCCTCtgcagtggaagaaaagaaaatcccg aatGATGTAAGGATCAAGTTTGAACACAATGGGGAAAGACG AATTATCCCATTTGTCCGTCCTGTGCGCTACGAAGACGTGCaacagaaagtgaaaacagCCTTTGGGCAGCCACTGGACCTCCACTACATGAACAATGAG CTCTCTATTCCTTTGAAAAACCAAGATGACCTGGATAAAGCAGTGGATCTCTTAGACCGAAGCTCTAATGTGAAAAGCCTTAGAATATTATTGCTGTCTCCGGACAGAAACCAT ACCAGTTCTTCGCCCCATTCTGGACTGCCCAAACAAGTCAGGATTAAAACTTCCCAGTCTGTGGGGGATGTGAGCACACCCTATCAGCAGCCGGAACCCAGAAGTAGGCATCTGTCTGTCA GTTCCCAGAACACAGGCCGAAGTTCACCACCTCCTGGGTACGTTCCAGAGAGGCAACAGCGCATTGCTCGGCAGGGTTCCTACACCAGCATAAACAGTGAAGGAGAATTTATCCCAGAAACCAGTGAACAGTGT ATGCTGGACCCTTTAAGCAGTGCTGAAAACTCAGTATCAGGAAGCTGCCAGTCCTTGGACAGGTCAGCAGACAG TCCTTCTTTTCGGAAGTCACGGATGTCCAGGGCACAAAGCTTTCCTGATAATAGACAGGAGTTCTCAG ACCGTGAGAATCAGATCTATGACAAAGCAGGGAAAGGTGGGACCTACCCCCGGCGCTACAACGTCTCCATGCAGCACAAAGACTACAACGATG GTCGCAGGACATTTCCCCGGATACGGCGTCACCAAGGGAATCTCTTCACCTTGGTGCCTTCAAGTCGTTCCTTAAGCACCAATGGGGAAAACTTAGGCCTGGCATTACAGTACCTGGACCCCCGGGGCCGCCTGCGGAGCGCCGACAGTGAAAATGCCCTTGGTGTGCAGGAGAGGAATATTCCCACCAAAT CTCCGAGTGCTCCAATAAACTGGCGACGAGGGAAACTGCTGGGCCAAGGTGCCTTTGGTCGTGTGTATCTGTGCTATGATGTGGACACGGGCAGAGAGCTTGCAGCTAAGCAGGTCCAGTTTGATCCAGAGAGTCCTGAAACAAGCAAG GAAGTGAGTGCCCTGGAGTGTGAAATTCAGCTGCTGAAGAACCTCCAGCACGAGCGCATTGTTCAGTATTACGGTTGCTTACGGGATCGAGCAGAGAAGACCTTAACCATCTTCATGGAGTACATGCCAGGG GGGTCAGTGAAGGACCAGCTGAAGGCTTATGGTGCTCTCACGGAAAACGTAACCCGAAAATACACTCGCCAGATTCTTGAGGGAGTCTCGTACCTTCACAGCAACATGATTGTGCACAGGGACATAAAAG GAGCCAATATTCTCCGTGACTCTGCTGGGAATGTGAAGCTTGGGGACTTTGGGGCCAGCAAACGGCTGCAGACAATCTGTATGTCTGGAACAGGCATCCGCTCTGTCACGGGCACACCATACTGGATGAGCCCGGAGGTGATCAGCGGAGAAGGCTATGGAAGAAAAGCTGACGTATG gaGCCTGGGTTGTACTGTTGTGGAAATGCTGACAGAGAAACCACCCTGGGCAGAGTACGAAGCCATGGCAGCCATCTTCAAAATCGCCACCCAGCCCACCAACCCCCAGCTCCCTTCCCACATATCAGAACATTGCCGGGACTTTCTAAAGCAGATCTTTGTGGAAGCCAGGCACAGACCCtctgctgaagagctgctcAGACATCAGTTTGCACAGCTCCAGTACTGA
- the MAP3K3 gene encoding mitogen-activated protein kinase kinase kinase 3 isoform X3 — protein MDEQEALKSIMKDLVALQMSRRHRLTGYDTMKNKDTAHSNKQKKHNASSPPVLGSPAITTQCASAVEEKKIPNDVRIKFEHNGERRIIPFVRPVRYEDVQQKVKTAFGQPLDLHYMNNELSIPLKNQDDLDKAVDLLDRSSNVKSLRILLLSPDRNHTSSSPHSGLPKQVRIKTSQSVGDVSTPYQQPEPRSRHLSVSSQNTGRSSPPPGYVPERQQRIARQGSYTSINSEGEFIPETSEQCMLDPLSSAENSVSGSCQSLDSPSFRKSRMSRAQSFPDNRQEFSDRENQIYDKAGKGGTYPRRYNVSMQHKDYNDGRRTFPRIRRHQGNLFTLVPSSRSLSTNGENLGLALQYLDPRGRLRSADSENALGVQERNIPTKSPSAPINWRRGKLLGQGAFGRVYLCYDVDTGRELAAKQVQFDPESPETSKEVSALECEIQLLKNLQHERIVQYYGCLRDRAEKTLTIFMEYMPGGSVKDQLKAYGALTENVTRKYTRQILEGVSYLHSNMIVHRDIKGANILRDSAGNVKLGDFGASKRLQTICMSGTGIRSVTGTPYWMSPEVISGEGYGRKADVWSLGCTVVEMLTEKPPWAEYEAMAAIFKIATQPTNPQLPSHISEHCRDFLKQIFVEARHRPSAEELLRHQFAQLQY, from the exons ATGAACAAGAGGCCTTGAAATCCATCATGAAGGACCTGGTAGCACTCCAGATGAGCCGACGGCACAGACTGACTGGATATGATACCATGAAGAACAAAGACACTGCTCACTCCAACAAACAG aagaaacacaatGCCAGCAGTCCACCCGTCCTGGGCAGCCCTGCAATCACCACCCAGTGTGCCTCtgcagtggaagaaaagaaaatcccg aatGATGTAAGGATCAAGTTTGAACACAATGGGGAAAGACG AATTATCCCATTTGTCCGTCCTGTGCGCTACGAAGACGTGCaacagaaagtgaaaacagCCTTTGGGCAGCCACTGGACCTCCACTACATGAACAATGAG CTCTCTATTCCTTTGAAAAACCAAGATGACCTGGATAAAGCAGTGGATCTCTTAGACCGAAGCTCTAATGTGAAAAGCCTTAGAATATTATTGCTGTCTCCGGACAGAAACCAT ACCAGTTCTTCGCCCCATTCTGGACTGCCCAAACAAGTCAGGATTAAAACTTCCCAGTCTGTGGGGGATGTGAGCACACCCTATCAGCAGCCGGAACCCAGAAGTAGGCATCTGTCTGTCA GTTCCCAGAACACAGGCCGAAGTTCACCACCTCCTGGGTACGTTCCAGAGAGGCAACAGCGCATTGCTCGGCAGGGTTCCTACACCAGCATAAACAGTGAAGGAGAATTTATCCCAGAAACCAGTGAACAGTGT ATGCTGGACCCTTTAAGCAGTGCTGAAAACTCAGTATCAGGAAGCTGCCAGTCCTTGGACAG TCCTTCTTTTCGGAAGTCACGGATGTCCAGGGCACAAAGCTTTCCTGATAATAGACAGGAGTTCTCAG ACCGTGAGAATCAGATCTATGACAAAGCAGGGAAAGGTGGGACCTACCCCCGGCGCTACAACGTCTCCATGCAGCACAAAGACTACAACGATG GTCGCAGGACATTTCCCCGGATACGGCGTCACCAAGGGAATCTCTTCACCTTGGTGCCTTCAAGTCGTTCCTTAAGCACCAATGGGGAAAACTTAGGCCTGGCATTACAGTACCTGGACCCCCGGGGCCGCCTGCGGAGCGCCGACAGTGAAAATGCCCTTGGTGTGCAGGAGAGGAATATTCCCACCAAAT CTCCGAGTGCTCCAATAAACTGGCGACGAGGGAAACTGCTGGGCCAAGGTGCCTTTGGTCGTGTGTATCTGTGCTATGATGTGGACACGGGCAGAGAGCTTGCAGCTAAGCAGGTCCAGTTTGATCCAGAGAGTCCTGAAACAAGCAAG GAAGTGAGTGCCCTGGAGTGTGAAATTCAGCTGCTGAAGAACCTCCAGCACGAGCGCATTGTTCAGTATTACGGTTGCTTACGGGATCGAGCAGAGAAGACCTTAACCATCTTCATGGAGTACATGCCAGGG GGGTCAGTGAAGGACCAGCTGAAGGCTTATGGTGCTCTCACGGAAAACGTAACCCGAAAATACACTCGCCAGATTCTTGAGGGAGTCTCGTACCTTCACAGCAACATGATTGTGCACAGGGACATAAAAG GAGCCAATATTCTCCGTGACTCTGCTGGGAATGTGAAGCTTGGGGACTTTGGGGCCAGCAAACGGCTGCAGACAATCTGTATGTCTGGAACAGGCATCCGCTCTGTCACGGGCACACCATACTGGATGAGCCCGGAGGTGATCAGCGGAGAAGGCTATGGAAGAAAAGCTGACGTATG gaGCCTGGGTTGTACTGTTGTGGAAATGCTGACAGAGAAACCACCCTGGGCAGAGTACGAAGCCATGGCAGCCATCTTCAAAATCGCCACCCAGCCCACCAACCCCCAGCTCCCTTCCCACATATCAGAACATTGCCGGGACTTTCTAAAGCAGATCTTTGTGGAAGCCAGGCACAGACCCtctgctgaagagctgctcAGACATCAGTTTGCACAGCTCCAGTACTGA